Proteins from a single region of Lysinibacillus sp. JNUCC-52:
- a CDS encoding EcsC family protein produces MENQEQLKIYLQEIEAWEKDQKGLWFWERLGRIPFKILDKMTPAFIQQKLALLVDELGSYVQSGGKYLINEQTMIQKIRNQSSHQNIFAISDIGNIPLEEMIALSDKLQKERVKLATVQGASTGFGGIFTLAIDIPFILGMALKTLQEIAIIHGFDPNDKMERIFIVKCLQFTSADIVGKEAILEEISSMHDNQQVSETMISQLQGWQEVFFTYRDQMGWKKLFQMVPIAGMIFGAYANKGMMQDVAETGIMLYRKRRIYEKLK; encoded by the coding sequence ATGGAGAATCAGGAGCAATTAAAAATTTATTTACAAGAAATTGAAGCGTGGGAAAAAGACCAAAAAGGTCTATGGTTTTGGGAAAGATTAGGTCGTATTCCCTTTAAGATTTTAGATAAAATGACGCCTGCTTTTATTCAACAGAAACTCGCCTTACTTGTCGATGAGCTTGGTAGCTATGTTCAATCAGGTGGCAAATATTTAATCAACGAACAAACGATGATTCAAAAAATCCGTAACCAGTCTTCACATCAAAATATTTTTGCAATCTCTGATATCGGTAACATTCCTTTAGAAGAGATGATTGCTCTAAGTGATAAGCTTCAAAAAGAACGCGTGAAATTGGCAACAGTTCAAGGTGCCTCTACTGGTTTTGGCGGTATTTTCACATTGGCGATTGATATCCCTTTTATTTTAGGAATGGCTTTAAAAACATTACAGGAAATTGCCATTATTCACGGCTTTGACCCGAATGATAAAATGGAACGTATTTTCATCGTGAAGTGCCTACAATTTACATCCGCTGATATTGTAGGTAAAGAAGCTATTTTAGAAGAAATTTCATCAATGCACGACAATCAACAAGTTTCCGAAACGATGATTTCACAACTTCAAGGGTGGCAGGAAGTATTCTTCACATATCGTGATCAAATGGGCTGGAAAAAGCTTTTCCAAATGGTTCCGATAGCAGGTATGATCTTCGGGGCTTACGCAAATAAAGGCATGATGCAAGATGTTGCAGAAACAGGCATCATGCTATACCGAAAAAGAAGAATATACGAAAAATTAAAATAG
- a CDS encoding quinone oxidoreductase family protein, with product MKAVTINEFGPPSVLTLVDCPKPMIAKEEVLIRTTYTSVNFADIKNRTGNKAKASFPMILGLDVAGVIEEVFDDSSIFKKGDHVIAFPKNGAYAQYVVANEQLVFRIPDGVPIEKVAAVPTVLFLSYILINRIAQIGSQDSILIHAASGGVGTMLIQMAKCHGAKKIIGTVSNLEKAPIAYELGAHHVLTYENFSAKVNEYTDGLGVDVVFDSIAGTITEESLNCLAPYGTLVQFGNSSGKAGNIKTADLHSSCRNVKGFSLGTTRALKPELLQQVAPAIFTLLQDESFQVPIAAVFALEDMAKAHDLMESRQHQGKILIKIV from the coding sequence ATGAAGGCTGTGACAATAAATGAATTTGGGCCGCCGTCTGTATTAACACTTGTAGACTGTCCTAAACCGATGATTGCTAAAGAGGAAGTCCTGATACGTACGACCTATACGAGTGTAAATTTTGCTGATATTAAAAATCGCACAGGAAATAAAGCAAAAGCTAGTTTTCCTATGATACTTGGTTTAGATGTAGCTGGTGTTATTGAAGAAGTTTTTGATGATAGCAGTATTTTTAAAAAGGGAGATCACGTCATTGCTTTTCCTAAGAACGGTGCGTATGCACAATATGTTGTAGCCAATGAACAGCTAGTCTTTCGCATACCAGATGGTGTACCTATTGAAAAGGTAGCAGCTGTACCGACTGTTTTATTTTTATCGTACATTTTAATTAATCGCATCGCACAAATTGGCTCGCAGGATAGCATTTTAATTCACGCTGCATCAGGCGGAGTGGGGACGATGCTTATTCAAATGGCGAAATGTCATGGTGCAAAAAAAATTATAGGTACTGTAAGCAATTTAGAAAAAGCACCGATAGCATATGAGCTAGGTGCCCATCATGTGTTAACATATGAGAATTTTAGTGCCAAAGTTAATGAATATACAGATGGACTTGGTGTCGATGTTGTCTTCGATTCGATTGCAGGAACGATTACAGAAGAAAGTTTAAATTGTTTAGCGCCATACGGTACTCTTGTACAGTTTGGTAATAGTAGCGGTAAAGCGGGCAATATTAAAACTGCTGATTTACATAGTAGTTGCCGTAATGTAAAGGGCTTTAGCTTAGGAACGACTCGAGCTTTGAAGCCTGAATTATTACAACAAGTAGCTCCAGCTATTTTTACACTCTTGCAGGATGAAAGTTTCCAAGTGCCGATAGCAGCAGTGTTTGCTTTAGAGGACATGGCAAAGGCGCATGATTTGATGGAGAGCCGTCAGCATCAAGGGAAAATATTAATTAAAATTGTATGA
- a CDS encoding NAD(P)/FAD-dependent oxidoreductase, protein MSKEIVILGAGYAGVLTALTARKYLSADEAKITVVNQFPTHQIITELHRLAGGTIAEGAVALPLKKIFKGLDIDLQIAKITKFNVDTKKVDLDNGYTLSYDTLVVSLGSQTGFFGIPGLEENSMVLKSVNDANKINRHIEDRIKAYAQSKDEADATIVIGGGGLTGVELVGEIVDNFPKIAAKHGVNFADLKIKLVEAGPKILPVLPDVLIERATESLAKRGVEFITGTPVTGVEGNVISLKDREPIVANTFIWTGGVAALPMVAESGLAADRGKATINEFLQSTSHEDVFVIGDASVALPGDGGRPLYAPTAQVAWQMGECAGYNLFAQYKNQEMKTFSAVNSGTLASLGRKDAVATIGASNTQLKGLPATLMKEASNIRYLTHIKALFGLVY, encoded by the coding sequence ATGTCAAAAGAAATCGTCATCTTAGGTGCTGGTTACGCGGGTGTATTAACTGCATTAACAGCACGTAAGTATTTATCAGCTGATGAAGCTAAAATCACTGTAGTAAACCAATTCCCAACACACCAAATCATCACTGAACTTCACCGTTTAGCTGGTGGTACTATTGCAGAAGGTGCAGTAGCTTTACCGCTTAAAAAAATCTTTAAAGGTTTAGATATTGATTTACAAATCGCTAAAATAACTAAATTCAATGTAGATACTAAAAAGGTTGACCTAGATAATGGTTACACTTTATCTTATGATACTTTAGTTGTTTCTTTAGGAAGCCAAACTGGATTCTTCGGTATCCCAGGATTAGAAGAAAATTCAATGGTTCTTAAATCTGTTAACGATGCAAACAAAATTAACCGACACATTGAAGATCGTATTAAAGCATATGCACAATCTAAAGATGAAGCAGATGCAACAATCGTTATCGGTGGTGGCGGTTTAACAGGTGTTGAGCTTGTTGGTGAAATCGTGGACAACTTCCCGAAAATCGCTGCTAAACACGGTGTAAACTTTGCAGATCTTAAAATTAAACTTGTTGAAGCTGGTCCTAAAATTTTACCAGTACTTCCAGATGTACTTATTGAACGTGCAACTGAAAGTTTAGCAAAACGTGGTGTTGAATTCATCACAGGTACTCCAGTAACAGGTGTAGAAGGTAACGTTATTTCACTGAAAGACCGTGAGCCAATCGTTGCAAATACATTTATCTGGACTGGCGGTGTCGCTGCACTTCCAATGGTAGCTGAATCAGGTCTTGCTGCTGATCGTGGCAAAGCAACAATCAATGAATTCCTACAATCTACATCACATGAAGATGTATTTGTAATCGGAGATGCTTCTGTTGCATTACCAGGCGATGGTGGACGTCCACTTTACGCTCCAACTGCACAAGTTGCTTGGCAAATGGGCGAATGCGCTGGTTACAACTTATTCGCACAATACAAAAACCAAGAGATGAAAACATTCTCTGCAGTTAACTCTGGTACTCTTGCAAGCTTAGGCCGTAAAGATGCAGTTGCTACTATCGGTGCTAGCAACACCCAACTGAAAGGTCTTCCTGCAACACTTATGAAAGAAGCGTCTAATATTCGCTATCTTACACATATTAAAGCGCTATTCGGCTTAGTGTATTAA
- a CDS encoding DUF1641 domain-containing protein, translating into MSETNNQAQSEQLTVSQEQLDVLDQLLKPEVQESLTTLVEQLPKLTEMMTLLTKSYEFAQAVATDDVLKSDTVGAVTEMAAPVVGSAKQLAATAIEAKDRASESNEVIGLFGLVKMIKDPQVQNVFRFVNAFLQVNAERKSK; encoded by the coding sequence ATGTCAGAAACGAATAACCAAGCACAGTCTGAACAATTAACTGTGAGTCAAGAGCAACTAGATGTACTAGATCAACTATTAAAGCCTGAGGTGCAAGAATCTCTAACAACTTTAGTTGAGCAATTACCAAAGCTAACTGAAATGATGACGTTATTAACTAAATCATATGAGTTTGCTCAAGCTGTTGCAACAGATGATGTATTAAAAAGCGATACTGTTGGTGCTGTAACAGAAATGGCTGCACCAGTAGTAGGATCAGCTAAACAACTTGCTGCTACTGCTATTGAAGCAAAAGATCGCGCTTCTGAAAGCAATGAAGTAATTGGTTTATTTGGTCTTGTAAAAATGATCAAAGACCCACAAGTTCAAAATGTTTTCCGTTTTGTAAATGCTTTTTTACAAGTAAACGCTGAACGTAAATCTAAATAA
- a CDS encoding TetR/AcrR family transcriptional regulator: protein MKQSPRVLGRPRHDDKAKPTKDIVLETATMLFIKEGYKNVSMDDVAKACNVTKATIYYYYPTKGDLYTSALVEMMHRIRFHIERILEQSIPFKDRLQQLIEVHLSATVDIDMKNFMREATINLSNTQLKEVHASENEMYKTIEQSMQKEMEKGTIRNGNAEFFAHNFMALMTVGYFKDGEGKRLFQTVPLAAKEIIDFFWLSVAK, encoded by the coding sequence TTGAAACAATCACCGCGTGTTCTAGGAAGACCCCGCCATGATGACAAGGCCAAACCTACAAAAGATATTGTCTTAGAAACAGCAACGATGCTATTTATTAAAGAGGGATACAAAAACGTATCCATGGATGATGTTGCGAAAGCCTGTAATGTTACGAAAGCTACGATTTATTACTATTACCCAACTAAAGGGGATTTATATACATCGGCATTAGTTGAAATGATGCATAGAATTAGGTTCCATATTGAACGAATTTTAGAACAGTCGATTCCATTTAAAGACCGTCTCCAACAACTAATTGAAGTCCATTTATCGGCAACTGTAGATATCGATATGAAGAACTTTATGCGAGAAGCTACAATTAATTTATCCAATACACAACTAAAAGAAGTTCATGCTTCTGAAAATGAAATGTATAAAACGATAGAGCAGTCGATGCAAAAAGAAATGGAAAAAGGAACGATACGTAATGGCAATGCTGAATTTTTTGCCCATAATTTTATGGCACTTATGACAGTTGGTTATTTTAAAGATGGGGAAGGAAAAAGATTATTTCAAACAGTGCCTTTAGCAGCAAAAGAGATAATTGACTTCTTTTGGTTATCTGTCGCAAAGTGA
- a CDS encoding MMPL family transporter yields MKKHPLEQWGSMVASKKGRFIALGCWVLLVVVLSFAWPQINSIESESGKNLPDTEMSEQAAAIIAEEFPNDAGTPLLLVWHRESGLTSDDFASIQKVYAELKANPLGHQTLIPPYDEMPPQAFAASTSDNGSTIVTPVFFEKGVATDMLQESLDSLTKTMDSNNVQLDKDLTSDALHVRYSGPVGIATDAVSLFSQADVKLMIATVLLVLVLLILIYRSPLLAIIPLIVVGLAYGVISPTLGFFAEQGWIDKDSQAVSIMTVLLFGAGTDYCLFLISKYREILFEVEDKATAMKLAVKESGGAIMMSALTVVIGLATLSLAHYGSFQRFAVPFSFGVLIMGIAALIVLPAILVVIGRVAFYPFTPRTEEMAKKKGKKQHKSSHKVSHKIGRFVTHKPWIVIAITLLLLGGLASFVPRIQYTFDLLSSFPEDMPSREGFTLIEENFSPGELAPVQLVIDTQGADVNLQDQLANISYIDSVSDVQIGSKNDSIQLYELSLNANPYAKESLEHIPELKAEVVQLLEDTGIKDADTHVWIGGETASQYDTKQVTERDESVIMPTMIALIALLLFVYLRSVTATIYLLATVIISYFGALGAGWLILHYVMGAEAIAGSIPLYAFVFLVALGEDYNIFMISEIWKKRKTKDHLTAVEEGVVHTGSVITSAGLILAGTFAVLATLPIQVLVQFGVVTAIGILLDTFIVRPLLVPAITTVLGKYAFWPGSLFKKGN; encoded by the coding sequence ATGAAAAAACACCCTCTTGAGCAATGGGGCTCAATGGTAGCAAGTAAAAAAGGAAGATTTATAGCTCTCGGTTGCTGGGTTTTACTTGTTGTTGTCCTCTCGTTTGCTTGGCCGCAAATTAACAGTATTGAAAGTGAATCAGGTAAAAATTTACCAGATACTGAGATGTCTGAGCAAGCGGCAGCAATTATTGCTGAAGAATTCCCTAACGATGCAGGGACACCACTATTACTCGTTTGGCATAGAGAAAGCGGCCTAACAAGTGATGATTTTGCGTCTATACAAAAGGTTTACGCAGAGCTTAAAGCAAATCCTTTAGGGCATCAAACACTAATTCCGCCTTATGATGAAATGCCACCACAGGCCTTTGCTGCATCTACATCTGACAATGGCTCCACTATTGTCACACCCGTGTTTTTTGAAAAAGGCGTTGCAACAGACATGTTACAAGAGAGTCTCGATTCCTTAACGAAAACTATGGACTCAAACAATGTGCAATTAGATAAAGACCTAACAAGTGATGCTCTCCATGTTCGCTATTCTGGTCCAGTTGGTATTGCAACGGATGCGGTTAGCTTATTTTCACAAGCTGATGTGAAATTAATGATAGCGACAGTGCTTCTTGTATTAGTATTATTAATTTTAATTTATCGTTCTCCATTACTTGCCATTATCCCACTAATTGTTGTAGGGCTCGCTTATGGTGTAATTAGCCCAACACTAGGTTTCTTCGCAGAGCAAGGATGGATTGATAAAGATTCACAAGCTGTCTCCATTATGACGGTATTACTATTTGGTGCAGGTACAGATTACTGCTTATTTTTAATTTCAAAATACCGTGAAATTTTATTTGAAGTTGAGGATAAAGCTACAGCGATGAAGCTCGCTGTTAAAGAGTCTGGTGGCGCTATTATGATGAGTGCCCTAACGGTTGTTATTGGTTTAGCTACCCTTAGTCTTGCCCATTATGGATCATTCCAACGCTTTGCAGTTCCATTTAGCTTTGGCGTGTTAATCATGGGAATTGCAGCACTAATAGTATTGCCAGCTATTCTCGTTGTTATAGGTCGTGTAGCCTTTTACCCATTCACTCCACGCACAGAGGAAATGGCAAAGAAAAAAGGCAAAAAACAGCATAAATCTTCACATAAAGTTAGTCATAAAATTGGTCGTTTCGTAACCCATAAGCCATGGATTGTTATTGCTATTACACTCCTACTTCTTGGTGGTTTAGCATCATTTGTACCACGCATTCAATATACATTTGATTTATTATCTTCATTCCCAGAAGATATGCCATCACGTGAAGGCTTCACTTTAATAGAAGAAAATTTTTCACCTGGTGAGCTAGCACCTGTTCAGTTAGTTATCGATACGCAAGGCGCCGATGTTAATTTACAAGATCAACTTGCAAATATTTCATATATTGATAGCGTGTCTGATGTGCAAATTGGTTCGAAAAATGACTCTATTCAATTATATGAATTATCATTGAATGCAAATCCTTATGCAAAAGAGTCTTTAGAACATATTCCAGAGTTGAAGGCTGAGGTTGTTCAGTTACTTGAAGACACTGGTATTAAAGACGCCGATACGCACGTTTGGATTGGTGGAGAAACAGCAAGCCAATATGATACAAAACAAGTAACTGAGCGCGATGAATCTGTCATCATGCCAACAATGATTGCTTTAATAGCTTTATTATTATTTGTTTATTTACGTTCTGTAACAGCAACTATTTATTTGCTCGCTACAGTTATTATTTCTTATTTTGGTGCACTTGGCGCAGGCTGGCTTATTTTGCACTATGTCATGGGGGCAGAGGCGATTGCAGGCTCTATTCCGCTATATGCCTTTGTATTTTTAGTTGCACTTGGTGAGGATTATAATATCTTCATGATTTCAGAGATTTGGAAGAAACGAAAAACGAAAGATCATTTAACAGCAGTAGAAGAAGGCGTTGTGCATACAGGTAGTGTTATTACATCTGCAGGGCTTATTTTAGCTGGTACGTTCGCAGTGCTTGCTACACTACCAATCCAAGTACTTGTACAGTTTGGTGTAGTGACGGCAATTGGTATATTACTTGATACGTTTATCGTTCGACCATTGCTTGTACCAGCCATTACAACCGTGCTAGGAAAATATGCATTCTGGCCAGGATCATTATTTAAAAAAGGTAATTAA
- a CDS encoding MDR family MFS transporter → MNNDLTMKKPPYGMIAILFVGAFVAFLNNTLLNVALPTIMKDFGITYAKVQWLATGYMLVSGILVPASAFFVTRFKNRHLFITAMSIFTIGTIMAGFAPNFGMLLAGRMVQAAGAASMSPLLMNVMLTSFPKEKRGAAMGIFGLVMIAAPAIGPTLSGYIVEHHDWRMLFQMIIPFAIISLLFGIWKLDNVMETREVHLDVPSVLLSTVAFGGILYGFSTAGDKGWSSPWVYGTISIGFISLIIFIFKQLRMDQPLLELRIYKYPMFALGSAISVIISMAMFSGMILTPAYVQSIRGIEPFEAGLMMLPGALVMGIMSPITGKLFDKFGPRILAIIGLTITTIATFGLTKLALDSSYTFIVSMYTIRMFGMSMVMMPIMTNGLNQLPQMMNPHGTAINNTLQQVAGAIGSAVLVTFMNNRTKSTAADLIADAKAQAAQSGAAPTAEQMQQMQDQIMQTALLDGITHSFLIAAFVTVLALILAFFLKRVKVESAAATMDLKKPTK, encoded by the coding sequence ATGAATAATGACTTAACAATGAAAAAGCCCCCTTATGGCATGATTGCTATTTTGTTCGTGGGTGCTTTTGTTGCTTTTCTTAACAACACATTGTTAAATGTTGCGTTGCCAACAATCATGAAAGATTTTGGTATTACGTATGCAAAGGTACAATGGCTTGCAACTGGTTATATGCTTGTAAGTGGTATTTTAGTACCTGCTTCAGCATTCTTTGTGACACGCTTTAAAAATAGACATTTATTTATCACTGCCATGTCTATTTTTACAATAGGTACAATTATGGCTGGCTTTGCTCCAAACTTTGGTATGTTACTTGCAGGACGTATGGTGCAAGCGGCAGGGGCTGCTAGTATGTCACCATTATTAATGAACGTAATGCTGACTAGCTTCCCGAAAGAAAAACGTGGAGCAGCAATGGGGATTTTCGGTTTAGTTATGATTGCTGCCCCAGCGATTGGCCCAACATTATCGGGTTATATCGTAGAACATCATGATTGGCGTATGCTGTTCCAAATGATTATACCATTTGCGATTATTAGTCTGCTATTTGGTATTTGGAAATTAGATAACGTTATGGAAACACGTGAAGTGCACTTAGATGTTCCTTCTGTATTATTATCAACAGTAGCATTTGGTGGTATTTTATACGGTTTCAGTACTGCAGGTGACAAAGGATGGTCTAGTCCTTGGGTTTACGGTACAATTTCAATCGGGTTTATTTCCTTAATTATTTTCATCTTTAAACAATTACGTATGGATCAGCCTTTACTAGAGTTACGTATTTACAAATATCCGATGTTTGCATTAGGTTCTGCTATCTCAGTAATTATTTCAATGGCGATGTTCTCTGGGATGATTTTAACACCTGCGTATGTGCAATCAATTCGCGGTATTGAACCATTTGAAGCTGGATTAATGATGCTTCCTGGGGCACTTGTAATGGGGATTATGTCACCTATTACAGGTAAACTTTTCGATAAGTTCGGACCACGTATTTTGGCTATCATTGGTTTAACGATTACAACAATCGCAACATTTGGATTAACAAAATTAGCTCTTGATTCAAGCTACACATTCATCGTATCGATGTATACAATTCGTATGTTCGGTATGTCGATGGTTATGATGCCTATTATGACAAATGGTTTAAATCAATTACCACAAATGATGAATCCACATGGTACAGCGATTAATAATACATTACAACAAGTAGCAGGAGCTATTGGTAGTGCTGTATTAGTTACATTTATGAATAACCGTACAAAATCAACAGCTGCAGACTTAATTGCAGATGCGAAGGCACAAGCAGCGCAATCAGGTGCTGCACCTACAGCAGAGCAAATGCAACAAATGCAAGATCAAATTATGCAAACAGCTCTATTAGACGGTATTACACATTCGTTCTTAATCGCGGCATTCGTTACAGTTCTCGCATTAATACTTGCGTTCTTCTTAAAACGTGTAAAAGTTGAAAGTGCAGCTGCAACAATGGACTTAAAAAAACCAACAAAATAA
- a CDS encoding TetR/AcrR family transcriptional regulator: MNKKKRQIITSARELFIEKGFLDTSINDIISAAKVSKGTFYNHFISKNDCLIAILDEGREEASNRRHELLYGKDPTDLEILTQQVAVLMHVNREHNLVQIFESIFHSRDSELKKILLNYHLQELEWLANRLVQVFGEEIRPMSYECAVQTLGMVNLSLRAVLIADYKYINREAIVRVALRNISLIIPAMLESKEVLITAEMFNAIQNVINYQQISKDVVIEQLLGFTKGLTEEETVEGFEFATFLLEELQKQKPKLFIIESLLTPFRKAFVGTEHAAEARDIANNLWRYVKMGQPSEHCKK, translated from the coding sequence ATGAACAAAAAAAAACGACAAATTATCACTTCAGCTCGGGAGCTTTTTATAGAAAAAGGATTTTTAGATACATCCATTAACGATATTATTAGTGCAGCTAAAGTTTCAAAAGGGACATTTTACAATCATTTCATTTCTAAAAATGACTGCTTAATTGCCATATTAGATGAGGGGCGTGAAGAAGCTAGCAATCGTCGACATGAGCTTCTTTATGGAAAAGACCCTACTGATTTAGAAATATTAACACAGCAGGTCGCTGTATTGATGCATGTTAACCGTGAGCACAACCTAGTACAAATTTTCGAATCAATTTTCCATTCACGAGACAGTGAACTTAAGAAAATTCTTTTGAATTATCACTTGCAAGAATTGGAATGGCTCGCAAATCGACTTGTACAGGTTTTTGGAGAAGAAATTAGACCGATGAGCTATGAATGTGCTGTACAAACGCTTGGGATGGTTAACCTTTCCTTACGTGCAGTTTTAATAGCTGACTATAAATATATAAACCGCGAAGCAATTGTACGGGTAGCATTACGCAATATAAGCCTAATTATACCTGCCATGCTTGAATCGAAAGAAGTCCTTATTACCGCCGAAATGTTTAACGCTATACAAAATGTAATAAATTATCAGCAAATAAGTAAAGATGTTGTGATTGAGCAATTGCTAGGCTTTACGAAGGGGTTAACAGAAGAAGAAACGGTGGAAGGTTTTGAATTCGCAACATTCCTTCTCGAAGAACTTCAAAAGCAGAAACCAAAACTTTTTATTATTGAATCTCTTCTTACACCTTTCAGAAAAGCCTTTGTCGGAACCGAACATGCCGCTGAAGCGCGTGATATTGCCAATAATCTATGGCGCTATGTGAAAATGGGTCAACCATCAGAGCATTGTAAAAAATAA
- a CDS encoding SLOG family protein: protein MLQRIIITGYKPHELGIFNEKHPGIPIIKKALESRLRTLIDEGLEWVIISGQQGVETWGAEVVIALKEEFPNLKYAIITPFLEQEKNWQELKQEKYQSLVAQADFVTSVTKKPYEAPWQFTEKDKFIIQNTDGLLLVYDEENEGSPKYMKRLAEKYMENHDYTILTINSYDLQVIAEEIQQQQQDW, encoded by the coding sequence GTGCTACAGCGAATTATTATCACAGGCTATAAACCACACGAACTGGGTATTTTTAATGAAAAGCATCCTGGTATCCCCATTATTAAAAAAGCTTTAGAAAGCCGTTTAAGAACCTTAATAGATGAAGGTCTGGAATGGGTCATTATTAGTGGTCAGCAAGGCGTTGAAACATGGGGTGCGGAAGTTGTAATAGCGTTAAAAGAAGAATTTCCTAACTTAAAATATGCAATAATCACTCCATTTCTAGAACAAGAAAAGAACTGGCAAGAACTAAAACAAGAAAAATATCAGTCACTCGTTGCACAAGCAGACTTCGTAACAAGCGTGACAAAAAAACCGTACGAAGCTCCTTGGCAATTTACTGAAAAAGATAAATTTATTATTCAAAATACAGACGGCTTGCTACTAGTTTATGATGAAGAAAATGAGGGCTCCCCAAAGTATATGAAGCGTTTAGCCGAAAAATATATGGAAAATCACGATTATACTATTCTCACAATCAACTCCTACGATCTGCAAGTAATCGCAGAGGAAATACAACAGCAACAGCAGGATTGGTAG
- a CDS encoding MFS transporter → MSANKKKFHFAWLVLIGLCITVGLAKSGLNSSAGLFLPSVSEDIGVGLGNLTLYLSISSIVTMIFLPIGGKLMAKYDTRILLVVAIILQAGSFALFGMMSSVWGWYILAIPLAVGGVLITVLAGPVLINQWFKQRSGLALGIITASGGLIGAFSSPIIGNLIANQGWRSAYIMVGVAAIVIIVPTIIFLLRKSPQEKGLLPYGAEDTNNNEKKVEKDTSNSGISFADAKKSLSFSLLLLFFFIITSVASFSIHIPTYLVNQGFSVKFAGNIMSALMVGVLLGSILFGYLIDKIGAKSTTIIAMLIGLVSMLLLLFFVQSTIAIVVAVGLFGFVSACIGTLAPAITAALFGNKDYSQIYSTVSIGLAVAGIIALPAYGYIFDFTGSYTPVLYIIVIMLVINIISVLVAFRNKEKMVKDGLWK, encoded by the coding sequence ATGAGTGCTAATAAGAAAAAGTTTCACTTTGCATGGCTAGTTTTAATAGGTCTATGTATTACAGTAGGTTTAGCTAAATCTGGATTAAACAGTTCAGCTGGACTATTCTTACCATCAGTATCGGAAGACATTGGTGTAGGTTTAGGGAATTTAACGTTATATCTAAGTATTTCATCCATTGTGACAATGATATTCCTACCAATCGGCGGGAAGTTAATGGCTAAATATGATACTCGTATTTTACTTGTTGTTGCGATTATTTTACAAGCAGGTTCTTTCGCTCTATTCGGTATGATGAGCTCTGTTTGGGGCTGGTATATCCTTGCGATTCCTCTAGCTGTTGGTGGTGTATTAATCACAGTTTTAGCAGGTCCAGTATTAATCAATCAATGGTTTAAACAACGTAGTGGATTAGCTTTAGGTATTATTACTGCTTCAGGCGGTTTAATTGGAGCTTTCTCATCTCCTATAATTGGTAACTTAATTGCAAACCAAGGGTGGAGAAGTGCTTATATTATGGTGGGTGTTGCAGCTATCGTAATTATTGTTCCAACAATTATTTTCTTATTAAGAAAATCACCACAAGAAAAAGGTTTATTACCTTATGGTGCTGAAGACACTAACAATAATGAGAAAAAAGTAGAAAAAGATACAAGCAATTCTGGTATTTCATTTGCTGATGCGAAAAAATCATTATCATTTTCATTATTACTTTTGTTCTTCTTTATTATTACGTCTGTTGCGAGTTTTTCAATTCACATTCCAACATACCTTGTGAATCAAGGATTTAGTGTGAAATTTGCTGGTAATATTATGTCTGCTTTAATGGTCGGCGTACTTTTAGGTTCTATTCTATTTGGTTATTTAATTGATAAAATTGGCGCTAAAAGTACAACAATTATCGCAATGTTAATCGGATTAGTTTCGATGTTGTTACTGTTATTCTTTGTACAAAGTACAATTGCAATTGTAGTGGCTGTTGGCCTATTTGGTTTCGTATCAGCTTGTATCGGAACGCTAGCTCCTGCAATTACTGCTGCATTGTTTGGTAATAAAGATTACAGTCAAATCTATTCAACAGTTTCGATTGGCTTGGCAGTAGCGGGTATTATCGCACTACCAGCGTATGGCTATATTTTTGACTTTACAGGAAGCTACACTCCTGTGTTATACATTATTGTTATTATGTTAGTAATTAATATTATTTCTGTATTAGTTGCTTTCCGTAATAAAGAAAAAATGGTGAAAGACGGCTTGTGGAAATAA